The Breoghania sp. genome has a segment encoding these proteins:
- the radC gene encoding DNA repair protein RadC — MTDNADGFAEADMGERPHYHGHRKRLKARFRQRGHEALADYELLELLLFRTFPRKDTKPIAKALLSRFGSFAEVLAAPRSRLKDVEGIGEAVVDDLKAVHAAALCYARGQVSQRKVLSSWSTVLDYCRSAMAFSEREEFRILFLDKKNGLIADEVQQTGTVDHTPVYPREVVKRALELSSSAIILVHNHPSGDPTPSRADIQMTRQIADVAKPLGIELHDHIIVGRAGHVSFRGLQLI; from the coding sequence ATGACGGATAACGCGGATGGTTTTGCCGAAGCGGATATGGGCGAACGGCCCCACTACCACGGCCATCGCAAGAGGCTGAAAGCCCGCTTCCGACAGCGCGGACACGAGGCGCTGGCTGATTACGAGCTTCTGGAACTGCTGCTCTTCCGCACCTTCCCACGCAAGGACACCAAGCCCATCGCCAAGGCGCTGCTGAGCCGGTTCGGCTCCTTTGCCGAGGTGCTGGCCGCCCCTCGCTCACGTCTCAAGGACGTGGAGGGAATCGGCGAGGCGGTGGTCGATGACCTCAAGGCGGTCCACGCCGCCGCCCTGTGCTATGCGCGCGGACAGGTCTCGCAACGCAAGGTGCTGTCTTCCTGGAGCACGGTTCTCGACTATTGCCGCTCCGCCATGGCCTTTTCCGAACGCGAGGAATTCCGGATCCTGTTTCTCGACAAGAAGAACGGCCTGATTGCCGATGAGGTGCAGCAAACCGGCACGGTCGACCACACGCCGGTCTACCCGCGTGAGGTGGTCAAGCGGGCGCTGGAGCTGTCCTCCTCCGCCATCATCCTGGTTCACAACCACCCCTCCGGCGATCCAACTCCATCGCGCGCAGACATCCAGATGACCCGTCAGATTGCCGATGTCGCAAAGCCGCTTGGTATCGAGTTGCACGACCACATTATCGTCGGGCGGGCCGGACATGTGAGTTTTCGAGGGCTGCAACTTATCTGA
- the map gene encoding type I methionyl aminopeptidase has protein sequence MVSYIDAATAPLKNTGQIRIYDKADFEAMHAAGQLTARCLDGLVDLIKPGVRTDEIDDFVYSFARDNNALPATLGYRGYTKSTCTSINHVVCHGIPNEKPLKEGDIVNVDVTLILDGWYGDSSRMYPVGKIKRAAERLLDVTYESLLRGIAVVKPGATTGDIGAAIQEYVEGERCSVVRDFCGHGVGRIFHDMPNILHYGRPGEGVELRPGMIFTIEPMVNLGRPPVKVLSDGWTAVTRDRSLSAQYEHSLGVTEDGVQIFTSSPKGLDKPPLQED, from the coding sequence ATGGTAAGCTACATCGACGCGGCAACGGCGCCGCTGAAGAACACGGGCCAGATCCGGATCTACGACAAGGCCGATTTCGAGGCCATGCACGCAGCCGGTCAACTGACCGCGCGGTGCCTGGATGGCCTCGTCGATCTCATCAAGCCCGGCGTCCGCACGGACGAAATCGACGACTTCGTCTACTCCTTCGCGCGCGATAACAATGCCCTGCCCGCCACGCTCGGCTATCGCGGCTACACCAAATCCACCTGCACCTCGATCAATCACGTCGTCTGCCACGGCATTCCCAACGAGAAGCCCCTCAAGGAAGGCGACATCGTGAATGTGGACGTGACGCTGATTCTTGATGGCTGGTACGGCGATTCCAGCCGCATGTATCCGGTCGGCAAGATCAAGCGCGCTGCCGAACGGCTGCTCGACGTCACCTATGAATCCCTGCTTCGCGGCATTGCCGTCGTGAAGCCCGGAGCCACGACCGGCGATATTGGCGCCGCCATTCAGGAATATGTCGAAGGCGAACGCTGCTCCGTCGTGCGCGATTTCTGCGGCCATGGGGTCGGGCGCATTTTCCACGACATGCCGAATATCCTGCATTACGGCCGCCCCGGCGAAGGCGTCGAGCTGCGCCCCGGCATGATTTTCACCATCGAACCGATGGTCAATCTCGGCCGCCCGCCGGTAAAGGTCCTTTCCGATGGCTGGACCGCGGTTACGCGCGACCGGTCGCTTTCAGCCCAGTATGAGCACTCTCTCGGCGTCACGGAAGATGGAGTCCAGATCTTCACGAGCTCGCCCAAGGGTCTCGACAAGCCGCCGCTGCAGGAGGATTGA
- the meaB gene encoding methylmalonyl Co-A mutase-associated GTPase MeaB: MLLAKGIATIGAIREGGKAALARALAAIETAQDSEELATLLDEATANAKAHVLGVTGPPGVGKSTLMRALIAQGRALGLSVAVLAVDPSSQRTGGALLGDRTRLATDPEDDKLFVRSMAARDRLGGLSDHAVAAAVLMRAVADLVIVETVGIGQSESDVASVADTVLLCIQPGSGDSLQFMKAGVMELPDLVAVTKADMGERARRALADVEGALSLAARRGDGWRAPVVLVSATAGTGLEELAGAVGAHRCWLDEDRRLAAKRRAQALDWIADAVRQRWGREGLRRIQFLAGDAEEPFQAMLRINRKFELFG, from the coding sequence GTGCTGCTGGCGAAAGGCATCGCGACGATCGGGGCCATCCGCGAGGGCGGCAAGGCGGCGTTGGCGCGCGCGCTGGCGGCGATTGAAACCGCGCAGGACAGTGAGGAGCTCGCAACGCTTCTCGATGAGGCGACCGCCAATGCGAAGGCGCATGTGCTGGGGGTGACTGGGCCGCCGGGCGTGGGCAAGTCCACCTTGATGCGCGCCCTGATCGCGCAGGGCCGTGCGCTTGGTCTTTCCGTTGCGGTGCTCGCGGTCGATCCCTCTTCCCAACGCACCGGCGGTGCGCTTCTGGGGGACCGCACACGTCTTGCGACCGATCCGGAGGATGACAAGCTCTTCGTGCGTTCCATGGCGGCGCGGGACCGGTTGGGCGGGTTGTCCGACCATGCGGTCGCCGCAGCTGTCCTGATGCGGGCCGTTGCCGATCTCGTCATCGTTGAGACGGTCGGGATCGGCCAGTCGGAATCCGATGTGGCGAGTGTCGCCGACACGGTGCTCCTTTGCATTCAACCCGGATCCGGCGACAGCCTGCAATTCATGAAGGCAGGGGTCATGGAGCTTCCCGATCTCGTGGCAGTGACCAAGGCGGATATGGGGGAGAGAGCACGTCGAGCCCTGGCGGATGTGGAGGGGGCCTTGTCATTGGCAGCCCGACGGGGCGACGGGTGGCGCGCGCCGGTGGTGCTCGTAAGCGCGACGGCGGGGACGGGGCTTGAGGAATTGGCAGGCGCTGTCGGGGCGCATCGGTGCTGGCTGGACGAGGACAGGCGGCTCGCTGCCAAACGACGCGCCCAGGCGTTGGATTGGATTGCGGATGCGGTCCGTCAGCGGTGGGGGCGGGAAGGCTTGCGCCGGATCCAATTCCTGGCCGGCGACGCCGAGGAGCCGTTTCAGGCCATGTTAAGGATAAATCGTAAATTTGAATTGTTCGGATGA
- a CDS encoding NAD(P)-dependent oxidoreductase, with product MSRKPVIAFLGIGLMGSHMARRLLEAGYELRAWNRTAAKAEALVSHGAKASATPAEAATGADIVITMVSDGAAVTDLYFAQGVVAAAPEGSLFIDMSSAQPSLARDLAKQLGALGRRHVDAPVSGGTAGAEAGTLAIMAGGQEADIDEARPVFEIMGRVTRVGPHGSGQLSKLCNQAIVAISIGAVSEALFLAERGGADPAAVRDAIRGGFAESRILDLHGQRIVDRNWEPGGPSRLQLKDLDNVLDAAADAGVDLPLARQVREQFFKLVNDLDGAELDHAALYLQLEAHNLSAAEA from the coding sequence ATGTCGCGCAAACCGGTGATCGCTTTTCTTGGAATCGGCCTGATGGGCTCGCACATGGCGCGCAGGCTTCTGGAAGCGGGCTATGAGCTTCGGGCCTGGAACCGGACCGCGGCAAAGGCGGAGGCCCTCGTTTCTCATGGGGCCAAGGCATCTGCGACGCCTGCCGAGGCCGCGACAGGAGCCGATATCGTCATCACCATGGTGAGCGACGGCGCGGCTGTGACCGATCTCTACTTCGCGCAAGGTGTTGTCGCGGCGGCTCCGGAAGGGTCTCTGTTCATCGACATGAGCTCCGCGCAACCCTCTCTTGCCCGTGATCTTGCAAAGCAGCTTGGGGCGCTTGGGCGTCGTCACGTGGATGCGCCCGTTTCCGGCGGCACGGCTGGTGCCGAGGCCGGGACGCTTGCGATCATGGCAGGTGGTCAGGAGGCCGATATCGACGAGGCACGCCCGGTCTTCGAGATCATGGGGCGTGTCACCCGCGTGGGGCCTCATGGATCGGGCCAGCTTTCCAAGCTCTGCAATCAGGCCATCGTGGCGATTTCCATCGGCGCTGTTTCCGAGGCGCTGTTTCTGGCCGAGCGAGGCGGGGCGGATCCTGCGGCGGTTCGCGATGCGATCCGAGGCGGCTTTGCCGAAAGCCGCATTCTCGATCTTCATGGCCAGCGGATCGTGGACCGCAACTGGGAACCGGGTGGGCCGTCCCGCCTGCAACTCAAGGATCTCGACAACGTCCTGGACGCGGCCGCCGATGCCGGTGTCGATCTTCCCCTGGCCCGGCAGGTCCGCGAGCAGTTCTTCAAGCTGGTAAATGATCTGGACGGGGCTGAACTCGACCACGCGGCGCTCTATCTACAACTGGAAGCGCATAATTTGTCCGCCGCCGAAGCGTGA
- a CDS encoding bifunctional diguanylate cyclase/phosphodiesterase: MSEEKDWPDALHESAAEAGAEDLRAQLRQRQGLGWRLTLSLAAVMLAAVAIAIAGLYWAARKTDESAIRFERGLLRNLLDAEKERAAKEIENFAISDTTYRNVHVRFDKDWVENRIGERLAAATHDSIVAVVKANGARRHITTTGNYTTQTLNNQNVSASLDRMLSAVADTYWRTIKSTSDGKTYFVHDYGRHLQPTHATAFDSIDGKPVVVTVVAVLPGGEDTALADGPPSMVVHVRSLEGPGIGRFGNVNRLQDLRFEATKRLERLPPNTLPLYNGASQLIGYLTWTPNRHGTSMLDEASPMMVLAMLVLTILAVGVLRHTHVTTIRLAYSEALARHRALHDDLSQLPNRVLFSRRLSEALEGQSTPPSMLGVIYVDLDYFKEVNDTLGHHAGDALIKQVACRLQSSVAPGDCVSRISGDEFSLLICGRTDQSAIIDVCRQIEAAISEPFEIDDQQLHSSCSMGLVITCGEDISPAELLRRADIALYRAKEEGRGRYILYQESMSDEIRLSQKMERELRVALEEDQFELVYQPQVSADGRTTNGVEALIRWRHPEQGLLMPDHFMPIVERSDLIWQVGAWVIRTACRDGRRWPELSLAVNVSPAQIRHPDFAEVLQQILEQENFDPRRLEIEITESVVMDHIDSAVRIFDSLHGIGVSIALDDFGTGFSSLSYLRRFAFDKFKIDRSFITAVETEPESAAIVHTLVALADALGMKVTAEGIETEGQHRFLRESGCDQLQGYLFSRPVPADQITALLEAEALLKDEPETRLEPRSLQRHIRQLELDRRQAN, from the coding sequence TTGAGCGAGGAAAAGGATTGGCCGGACGCGTTGCATGAGAGCGCGGCCGAGGCTGGTGCAGAGGATCTGCGCGCGCAACTCCGGCAACGCCAGGGGCTTGGTTGGCGCCTGACGCTTTCCCTCGCCGCCGTCATGCTCGCCGCGGTCGCCATCGCGATCGCAGGCCTCTACTGGGCGGCGAGAAAGACGGACGAATCGGCCATCCGTTTCGAGCGTGGACTGCTACGCAACCTTCTCGATGCAGAGAAGGAGCGCGCTGCCAAGGAAATCGAGAACTTCGCAATCAGCGACACGACCTACCGCAATGTCCATGTGCGCTTCGACAAGGACTGGGTGGAAAACCGCATTGGCGAAAGACTGGCCGCGGCAACCCATGACAGCATCGTCGCCGTGGTGAAGGCCAATGGCGCGCGCCGTCACATCACGACGACGGGCAACTACACGACGCAGACTCTGAACAACCAGAACGTTTCCGCCAGCCTGGATCGCATGTTGAGCGCCGTCGCCGACACCTACTGGCGGACCATCAAATCGACATCTGACGGCAAGACCTATTTCGTGCATGACTATGGCAGGCACCTTCAGCCCACCCATGCCACCGCGTTCGACAGCATCGACGGCAAACCCGTCGTCGTTACCGTGGTGGCGGTCCTGCCAGGCGGCGAAGACACCGCCCTGGCCGACGGGCCGCCCAGCATGGTTGTTCATGTTCGCAGCCTCGAAGGCCCCGGGATCGGTCGGTTCGGCAACGTCAACCGCTTGCAGGACCTGCGCTTCGAAGCCACCAAACGACTGGAGCGCCTGCCGCCCAACACGCTGCCCCTCTATAATGGCGCCAGTCAGCTGATCGGCTATCTGACCTGGACCCCCAACCGTCACGGCACGTCCATGCTGGACGAGGCGAGCCCGATGATGGTGCTGGCGATGCTGGTCCTCACAATCCTCGCCGTCGGTGTGCTGAGGCACACCCATGTCACCACGATCAGGCTAGCCTATTCCGAAGCCCTGGCCCGCCATCGTGCCCTGCATGACGATCTCAGCCAGCTCCCGAACCGGGTTCTGTTCAGCCGCCGCCTGTCCGAAGCTCTCGAAGGCCAGTCCACACCGCCTTCGATGCTCGGCGTGATCTATGTCGATCTCGATTACTTCAAGGAAGTCAACGATACGCTCGGCCATCACGCGGGCGATGCTCTGATCAAACAGGTCGCCTGCCGTCTTCAGTCCAGCGTTGCGCCGGGCGATTGCGTCTCGCGCATTTCGGGCGACGAGTTTTCCCTTCTGATCTGCGGACGCACGGACCAATCGGCGATTATCGATGTGTGCCGCCAGATCGAGGCGGCCATATCCGAACCTTTCGAAATCGACGACCAGCAGCTGCATTCCTCCTGCTCGATGGGCCTGGTCATCACCTGCGGAGAGGATATCAGCCCTGCGGAGTTGCTGCGCCGTGCGGACATCGCCCTGTACAGGGCAAAGGAAGAAGGCCGCGGCCGCTATATCCTTTACCAGGAAAGCATGAGCGACGAGATCCGCCTCTCGCAGAAGATGGAACGCGAGTTGCGCGTGGCGCTGGAGGAAGATCAGTTCGAACTTGTCTACCAGCCTCAGGTCAGCGCAGACGGACGCACCACCAACGGTGTGGAGGCGCTGATCCGCTGGCGTCACCCCGAACAGGGCCTCCTGATGCCAGACCACTTCATGCCGATCGTGGAGCGCAGCGATCTGATCTGGCAGGTGGGCGCGTGGGTCATCCGCACAGCCTGCCGCGATGGCCGCAGGTGGCCGGAGCTTTCGCTTGCCGTAAACGTATCCCCCGCCCAGATCCGGCACCCGGATTTCGCCGAAGTCTTGCAGCAGATCCTCGAACAAGAGAATTTCGACCCCCGCCGCCTCGAAATCGAGATCACCGAAAGCGTGGTCATGGATCATATCGATTCAGCGGTGCGGATTTTCGACAGCCTGCACGGGATCGGGGTCTCGATCGCGCTGGACGACTTCGGAACGGGCTTCTCCTCGCTCAGCTATCTGCGCCGCTTCGCGTTCGACAAGTTCAAGATCGACCGGTCCTTCATCACGGCGGTGGAAACGGAACCGGAATCGGCGGCGATCGTCCACACGCTTGTCGCGCTGGCCGACGCTTTGGGAATGAAAGTCACCGCGGAAGGCATCGAGACGGAGGGGCAGCACCGGTTCCTTCGGGAATCCGGCTGCGATCAGCTGCAAGGCTACCTGTTCTCGCGCCCCGTTCCCGCCGACCAGATCACCGCCCTCCTTGAGGCGGAGGCCCTTTTGAAGGACGAGCCGGAGACCCGGCTGGAGCCCAGGAGCCTCCAGCGCCACATCAGACAACTGGAGCTCGACCGGCGTCAGGCCAACTGA
- a CDS encoding nitrate- and nitrite sensing domain-containing protein, translated as MQAISRISIASRIFILCLIPMIGLVFLGGTRILKNLGKIEVENTITGIVERAPVISALVHEMQKERGTSAGFIGSKGAQFADAIMQRRVDTDAALETLRRTIPNDSPILSNKTFGEPFRSALTKLGELQKHRAAVDDLTSSVGEMAKYYTSVIKDLLDTVEAVALVADEPHVVRDAYAYSAILQGKERAGIERAMGANGFGSGKFAPNIYRRFVGLRAEQESHFAHFLRFSPGDGVAELRRALESPAAARIRQLRELADAAPFGGDISSVTGPEWFAAATDWIEELKKVEDVMAHDLVADSDHARDDMQQELNLLSGTLAGLVALVIVCSIAIARSISKPVTSLSKTMARLAKGDLDVEIAERNLHDEIGGMGRAVEVFRENAIERKRLEEEAVRKAHLEEQRKHELMAQLADDFESAVGKLIVAVSDNMEELRVASQSMSAMAEETSNQSSAVAAASEEMSTNVQTVASATEEMGSSVEEIGRQAQISSEKAGMASTSAQQSVGQVQALSGSVQKIGDIVGLIQAIAEQTNLLALNATIEAARAGESGKGFAVVASEVKDLATQTSKATEEISMQISQIQTETQSSVAAIEAVTLVINELSELATSIAAAVEQQGAATREIAGNIQQAADGTEQVAANIAGVGQAAGESSAAASKVLTLSSSVARHTAEMREQTHTFLQRVRSG; from the coding sequence ATGCAAGCGATTTCTCGAATTTCCATTGCGTCACGTATCTTCATCCTCTGCCTGATTCCGATGATTGGCCTTGTCTTCCTGGGCGGCACCCGGATCTTGAAGAACCTTGGAAAGATTGAGGTTGAAAACACGATCACTGGCATCGTTGAACGTGCGCCGGTGATTTCCGCACTCGTACATGAGATGCAGAAGGAACGCGGAACGTCGGCTGGATTCATTGGATCCAAGGGGGCGCAATTCGCCGACGCGATCATGCAGCGCCGCGTCGATACCGACGCCGCTCTGGAGACGCTGCGTCGCACGATCCCGAACGATAGCCCCATCTTGAGCAACAAGACTTTCGGCGAGCCGTTTCGTTCGGCGCTGACAAAGCTTGGCGAGCTTCAAAAGCACCGCGCAGCCGTGGATGATCTGACATCTTCCGTCGGCGAAATGGCAAAATACTACACCAGCGTCATCAAGGATCTGCTGGATACGGTAGAGGCCGTCGCGCTGGTTGCTGATGAGCCGCATGTGGTGCGCGACGCCTATGCCTACAGCGCGATCCTGCAGGGCAAGGAGCGCGCCGGCATTGAGCGGGCGATGGGGGCCAACGGCTTCGGTTCGGGGAAATTCGCACCCAATATTTATCGGCGGTTTGTCGGCCTTCGCGCGGAGCAGGAATCTCATTTCGCGCATTTCCTGCGCTTTTCTCCCGGTGATGGCGTGGCGGAATTGCGGCGCGCGCTGGAGAGCCCCGCGGCCGCGCGCATCAGACAATTGCGCGAGCTGGCCGATGCGGCTCCCTTCGGCGGAGACATCTCGTCGGTGACGGGGCCGGAATGGTTCGCTGCGGCGACCGACTGGATCGAGGAGCTGAAGAAGGTCGAGGATGTGATGGCGCATGATCTCGTTGCCGATTCCGATCATGCGCGGGACGATATGCAGCAGGAGCTGAACCTGCTGAGCGGGACGCTGGCGGGACTGGTCGCTTTGGTGATTGTTTGCTCGATCGCCATTGCGCGTTCGATCTCCAAGCCTGTCACGTCGCTTTCGAAGACGATGGCCCGGTTGGCAAAAGGTGATCTGGACGTCGAGATCGCAGAACGCAATCTCCATGACGAAATCGGCGGGATGGGGCGCGCCGTGGAGGTGTTCCGCGAAAACGCCATCGAACGCAAGCGGCTGGAAGAGGAGGCGGTGCGAAAGGCGCACCTGGAAGAACAACGCAAGCATGAGCTGATGGCGCAACTTGCGGATGATTTCGAATCCGCCGTCGGAAAGCTGATTGTGGCGGTGAGCGACAATATGGAAGAGCTGCGCGTCGCGTCACAGAGCATGTCTGCCATGGCGGAAGAGACGTCCAATCAATCCTCGGCGGTGGCCGCGGCGTCCGAAGAGATGTCGACCAACGTTCAGACGGTCGCTTCGGCCACCGAGGAAATGGGGTCTTCGGTGGAAGAGATCGGGCGTCAGGCGCAAATCTCTTCGGAGAAGGCCGGGATGGCATCCACCTCCGCACAGCAATCGGTGGGGCAGGTGCAGGCTCTGTCCGGCTCGGTTCAGAAGATTGGCGACATAGTCGGGCTCATTCAGGCCATCGCCGAGCAAACCAACCTCCTGGCTCTGAACGCCACCATCGAGGCTGCGCGGGCAGGCGAGTCGGGCAAGGGCTTTGCGGTCGTTGCCTCGGAGGTGAAGGATCTGGCGACCCAGACCTCCAAGGCGACGGAAGAAATCTCCATGCAGATTTCGCAGATCCAGACGGAGACCCAATCGTCCGTGGCGGCCATCGAAGCGGTGACCCTCGTGATCAACGAGCTGAGCGAACTTGCGACCTCCATCGCGGCAGCGGTTGAGCAGCAGGGGGCTGCGACGCGGGAAATCGCGGGCAATATCCAGCAGGCGGCGGATGGGACCGAGCAGGTCGCGGCCAATATCGCAGGCGTGGGGCAGGCTGCGGGCGAATCGAGCGCGGCCGCCAGCAAGGTGCTTACGTTGTCGAGCAGCGTTGCCCGTCACACCGCGGAAATGCGTGAGCAGACACACACGTTCCTGCAGCGCGTACGCAGCGGATAA
- a CDS encoding STM3941 family protein, with product MPLSAHYDRKKLTILLAASLGFMALSLVLAQTDDPYIFATAQVTFLFFVGLTVFVLARFLEKREILHIDENGVFDRRIVDTTIPWSEVERLREVGKGKMRFISVTTTRATTDYITSGLKRKMMKLNEFIGFHAIGINANSIDVSFDEMRAAFAAFGPEIEKPGAKTDEENSEEAAQ from the coding sequence ATGCCCCTGTCCGCTCACTATGACCGCAAGAAACTGACGATCCTTCTGGCGGCCAGCCTCGGCTTCATGGCTCTCAGCCTGGTGCTGGCTCAGACCGACGATCCCTATATCTTCGCGACCGCGCAGGTCACTTTCCTGTTCTTCGTCGGCTTGACTGTCTTCGTGCTCGCCCGCTTTCTGGAAAAGCGCGAAATCCTGCACATCGATGAAAACGGTGTTTTCGACCGCCGCATCGTCGATACGACGATCCCCTGGTCGGAGGTCGAGCGCCTGCGTGAGGTCGGCAAGGGCAAGATGCGTTTCATTTCGGTGACGACGACCCGCGCCACGACCGACTACATAACCTCCGGCCTCAAGCGCAAGATGATGAAGCTGAACGAGTTCATCGGGTTCCACGCCATCGGCATCAATGCAAACAGCATCGATGTCTCCTTCGACGAGATGCGCGCGGCCTTCGCCGCCTTCGGCCCCGAAATCGAAAAGCCTGGCGCAAAGACGGACGAGGAAAACTCAGAAGAGGCGGCACAGTAG
- the cueR gene encoding Cu(I)-responsive transcriptional regulator, with the protein MNIGEASRQTDLPAKTIRYYEEIGLIAPDRKENGYRDYGDQHIHKLRFLKRARSLGFGIEDCRQLLSLYEDHGRASADVKSLARQRIEEIDAKLAELSSLRDTLTKLVHACHGDQRPDCPILDEIAGEA; encoded by the coding sequence ATGAATATCGGTGAAGCGTCCCGCCAGACCGACCTTCCGGCCAAGACCATCCGTTACTACGAGGAAATCGGCCTGATCGCGCCGGACCGGAAGGAAAACGGCTATCGCGACTATGGGGATCAGCACATCCACAAGCTGCGCTTTCTCAAGCGGGCGCGGTCACTTGGCTTCGGGATCGAGGATTGTCGACAGCTTCTGTCGCTTTACGAGGATCACGGGCGCGCGAGCGCGGACGTCAAATCGCTGGCGCGCCAGAGGATCGAGGAAATCGACGCCAAGCTGGCGGAGCTGAGTTCCCTGCGCGATACGCTGACAAAGCTGGTTCACGCCTGCCACGGCGACCAGCGGCCCGATTGTCCGATCCTTGACGAGATCGCCGGCGAGGCGTGA
- a CDS encoding FkbM family methyltransferase — MRLRPREIAVRDSAFGTLRPGPFRRLVIAATRRLPEGWLGRRLALILRRFGMAFLSHPLDVTVFGAAMRLHPFANVCERRVLFTPQFFDAFERALLEAHMREDIVFVDIGANVGIYSLFVANLAGKGARVIAVEPQPQLFERLMHNIAFNPAGRIDAVPVAVSDRDGAARLFLDPLNEGQASIRFILSSDAESAQINVPTRSLYSLLKTQGLSRVDALKLDVTGAEDLILTGFLRDAPKSLWPRVIIMENTPQRWEVDCIALLERHGWHVVQCTRMNVFLERDEGVPVLEMAQSA, encoded by the coding sequence ATGAGACTGAGACCACGCGAGATCGCCGTGCGCGACAGCGCCTTCGGGACACTGCGGCCGGGACCCTTTCGCCGCCTTGTGATCGCAGCCACGCGGCGGCTGCCGGAAGGCTGGCTGGGAAGGCGTCTGGCGCTGATCCTGCGCCGGTTTGGCATGGCGTTCCTGTCCCATCCGCTCGATGTGACCGTTTTCGGCGCGGCGATGCGGCTGCATCCCTTCGCCAATGTGTGCGAGCGGCGGGTTCTGTTCACGCCCCAGTTCTTCGATGCTTTCGAGCGTGCGCTTCTGGAAGCGCACATGCGCGAGGACATCGTGTTTGTCGATATCGGCGCGAATGTCGGGATCTACTCGCTGTTCGTGGCGAATCTGGCGGGGAAGGGCGCGCGGGTGATCGCAGTTGAGCCGCAACCTCAGCTTTTTGAGCGCCTGATGCACAATATCGCCTTCAATCCGGCGGGACGGATTGACGCGGTTCCGGTCGCCGTCAGCGACCGTGACGGCGCTGCCCGGCTGTTTCTCGACCCGCTCAATGAGGGGCAGGCGAGCATTCGCTTCATCCTGTCGAGCGATGCGGAATCAGCCCAGATAAACGTTCCCACGCGCTCGCTTTATTCCTTGCTGAAAACGCAGGGTTTGAGCCGTGTCGACGCGCTTAAGCTCGATGTGACGGGGGCTGAGGATCTGATCCTTACGGGCTTCCTGCGCGATGCGCCGAAGTCGTTGTGGCCGCGGGTGATCATCATGGAAAATACCCCGCAACGCTGGGAAGTCGATTGCATCGCTCTCCTGGAGCGGCACGGCTGGCATGTCGTGCAGTGTACGCGAATGAACGTATTCCTTGAGCGCGACGAAGGTGTTCCAGTGCTGGAGATGGCACAGAGCGCCTGA
- a CDS encoding ABC transporter substrate-binding protein, whose amino-acid sequence MRKLILPLSLAAAVAVPAMLTGTAATAKDMVTVAVTAIVEHPALDACRDGVKEALEEAGYKDGENLTFLYESAQGNPATATQIARKFVGESPDVIVPISTPSAQAVAAATRSIPIVFSAITDPVGAQLVKQLEKPGGNITGLSDFLPLADQVALIQEITPDVKTIGYVYNPGETNSVSTLKALREIAGKAGIDVVESTATRTSEVQQAMRALVGKADAAYVPTDNTIVSAFEAAVKVAQENKLPLYAADTDSVSRGALAALGFNYFDVGKQTGEKVVQILKGTPVGEINVEVAKGTNLVVNPASAEKMGVTIPAAVIERATKVVE is encoded by the coding sequence ATGCGCAAGCTTATTCTGCCCTTGAGCCTCGCTGCCGCTGTCGCCGTTCCGGCGATGCTCACCGGCACTGCAGCCACAGCCAAGGATATGGTGACTGTCGCGGTGACCGCCATCGTGGAGCATCCGGCCCTCGACGCCTGTCGCGATGGCGTGAAGGAGGCTCTGGAAGAAGCCGGCTACAAGGACGGCGAAAACCTTACGTTCCTCTATGAAAGTGCGCAGGGCAACCCTGCCACGGCAACGCAGATCGCCCGCAAGTTCGTCGGCGAGAGCCCCGACGTGATCGTGCCGATTTCCACGCCCTCGGCTCAGGCGGTCGCCGCCGCAACGCGCTCGATCCCGATCGTCTTCTCCGCCATCACCGATCCGGTGGGCGCTCAGCTCGTCAAGCAGCTGGAAAAGCCGGGCGGCAACATCACCGGCCTTTCCGATTTCCTGCCGCTTGCGGATCAGGTTGCTTTGATCCAAGAGATCACGCCCGACGTGAAGACAATCGGCTATGTCTACAATCCGGGCGAGACGAATTCCGTTTCCACGCTGAAGGCGCTGCGTGAAATCGCGGGCAAGGCGGGTATTGACGTCGTTGAATCCACAGCCACACGCACTTCGGAAGTGCAGCAGGCGATGCGCGCGCTGGTCGGCAAGGCCGATGCGGCCTATGTGCCGACCGACAACACCATCGTTTCCGCCTTCGAGGCGGCGGTGAAGGTGGCGCAGGAAAACAAGCTTCCGCTCTATGCCGCCGATACGGACTCGGTGAGCCGCGGCGCATTGGCCGCCCTCGGCTTCAACTATTTCGACGTGGGCAAGCAGACGGGCGAGAAGGTCGTGCAGATCCTCAAGGGAACGCCTGTCGGTGAGATCAATGTCGAGGTCGCGAAGGGGACAAATCTCGTCGTCAATCCTGCCTCGGCGGAAAAGATGGGCGTCACGATTCCGGCTGCGGTGATCGAACGCGCAACGAAGGTGGTTGAATAG